GGCGACCTGCCAGAGCATCGTCACCAGCTCGACGGCCTTGTCATATTTCAAATCATGATCGAAGACTTTTTCCGGAATGTCGATCGAGCGATAGCCAAGTTTTTCATGCAATATCCCAAGGACGCATTCGCGGCCAAGCAGCGTCGGATTCAATTTCACCGTTGTATGCAGGCCGCGCTCTTCCAAAAGGAAGCGGGCGATGCGGCCGATCTCATCCGGCGGGCAGCCGTGCATCGTCGACAGCGTGACGCTGTTCGTGATTTGATCCGGAATCTCAATGTCGGCAAACTGCGGATATTCTTTTTGCAAAAACGCTCTGATCTCAGTGAGTTCGGTCTTCGCATTCTGCATACGATCCATGAAACGCGTCATCTCCGGCGTCTTTACGCCTTCCAAATTGTAGCCGACGCTCATATTGAAGATCGTACCGACCGGCAGCGTCGCATCCCAGCCAAGGATGCGCGGCAGAATATGGATCAGCGCCCAGGCCTTGATATATTCCGGCGCGGACTGTTCCAGCTTGAGCTCCTGCGACCATTCGACGTTATAGCCTTCGTCTTCCATATCGATGCAGGGTCGCGCAATTTCCAGTTCGTCCATGCACTGCACCGTTTTCAATTCGATAAAGCGCGCACCCGACAGCCAGCTGCACAGGATGTTCTGCGTCAGCTGCGTATGCGGTCCGGCAGCCGGTCCAAGCGGCGTCGCCAGATAGTGACCGAACAAGTCCTGCACCGCATAGGGTGCATCCGCCTTCGGCGTGTAAAAAAGAGAACGGTGAATGCCGAAAATGCTCTGATTCTCCTGGTATTCCTTCAATATCCATTCCAGCAAGACCGGAAACGGTTGAACTTTCATGCTGTGTGACATGTTCGGTTTCCTCCTCTAACAACTGTTGTTGCCTGGCCGATAATTCTCAGGCCACTTTTTCCAGTGTTTTTTTCAGTTTTAATTTTCCAATTTCGTTGAAGAAGGCATTGAGCAAAATCGCACTCAGTGTGCCGCCGGTAATCCCGCTGTGCAAGACGATGCGAGCCCATTCCGGCAACGCGTGATAAAAGTTAGGAACGGCAAGCGGCACCATGCTGACCCCAATGCTGACCGCCACGATTAACGTGTTCTTGTTGCCTTCATAATTGACCTTGGTCAGGGCGCGAATCCCGCTCGAAGCCACCATGCCGAACATCACGATGCCGGCGCCGCCAAGAACTGGGTTTGGAATCGCCGCAACCACTGCAGCCGCTTTCGGAAACAAACCAAACAGGATCAGAATCAGACCGCCAGTCGCTACGACGAAGCGGCTTTTGACGCCGGTCAGGCTGACCAGTCCGACGTTTTGCGCAAAGGCGGTATGCGGAAAGCTGTTAAACAAGCCGCCGATCATGGTCGCCACGCCGTCGGTCTGCAAACCGCGCGTCAATTCCTTCGCTCCGACCGGCTTATCGACAATCTGCCCGATTGCAATGATGTCGCCGGTCGTCTCGGTCATCACGACCAGCATCACGACGGTCATCGCCAGAATGGATGAAAGTTCGAACGTCGGCATACCGAACGCAAACGGCATTGTAAATCCGATCCAATCCGCCTGGCCGACTTTAGAAAAATCGACGATGCCAAGCGGCATTGCAAGCAGCGTTCCGAAGACCAGTCCCAGCAAAACTGAAATGTTGCTAAGAAACCCGCTAACATATTTATTCAGCGTCAGGATAAAGGCCAGCACCGCAAAGGCCAGACCGATATTGGCGGGACTCGCGTAATTCGCAGCGGCTGAATTCCCTCCGGC
Above is a genomic segment from Azotosporobacter soli containing:
- a CDS encoding nucleobase:cation symporter-2 family protein, producing the protein MLPIGQLFAYGLQHVLAMYAGAVAVPLILANALHLSQEQVIYLINADLFCAGIATIIQAIGIGPVGIKFPIMQGVTFAAVSPMILIGQEHGLTSIFGATIAAGLITYLLSPFFSRLMRFFPAVVTGTIITIIGIALLPVAVNWAAGGNSAAANYASPANIGLAFAVLAFILTLNKYVSGFLSNISVLLGLVFGTLLAMPLGIVDFSKVGQADWIGFTMPFAFGMPTFELSSILAMTVVMLVVMTETTGDIIAIGQIVDKPVGAKELTRGLQTDGVATMIGGLFNSFPHTAFAQNVGLVSLTGVKSRFVVATGGLILILFGLFPKAAAVVAAIPNPVLGGAGIVMFGMVASSGIRALTKVNYEGNKNTLIVAVSIGVSMVPLAVPNFYHALPEWARIVLHSGITGGTLSAILLNAFFNEIGKLKLKKTLEKVA